A single genomic interval of Polaribacter vadi harbors:
- a CDS encoding ribose-phosphate pyrophosphokinase, translated as MSENQLAPKLFACRQSTVLAEKIAKEYNTTLGKVDTTYFSDGEFQPAFEESVRGRRVFIIGSTFPNADNLMEMLLMLDAAKRASARHITAVMPYFGWARQDRKDKPRVAIGAKLVAKLLEAAGATRIMTMDLHADQIQGFFEKPVDHLFASTIFLPYIKSLNLENLTIASPDMGGSKRAYAYSKHLMSDVVICYKQRIKANIISTMELIGDVEGKNVVLVDDMIDTGGTLAHAANLMMERGALSVRAICTHPILSGDAYEKIENSALTELIVSDTIPLKKETSKIKVVSCAPLFADVMHKVQDNTSISGQFLM; from the coding sequence ATGTCTGAAAATCAACTTGCACCAAAGTTATTTGCGTGTAGACAAAGTACAGTTTTAGCAGAAAAAATTGCCAAAGAATACAACACAACATTAGGTAAAGTAGATACAACCTATTTTAGCGATGGCGAATTTCAGCCAGCTTTTGAAGAATCTGTAAGAGGAAGACGTGTTTTTATTATTGGATCTACATTCCCAAATGCAGATAATTTAATGGAAATGTTATTAATGTTAGATGCTGCAAAAAGAGCATCAGCTAGACATATTACTGCAGTAATGCCTTATTTTGGTTGGGCAAGACAAGACAGAAAAGATAAGCCTAGAGTTGCTATTGGTGCAAAACTAGTTGCAAAACTTTTAGAAGCTGCTGGAGCAACTAGAATTATGACCATGGATTTACATGCAGACCAAATTCAAGGGTTTTTTGAAAAACCAGTAGATCACTTATTCGCTTCAACTATATTTTTACCATACATTAAAAGCTTAAATTTAGAGAATTTAACGATTGCATCTCCAGATATGGGAGGTTCTAAAAGAGCGTATGCATATTCAAAACATTTAATGTCTGATGTTGTAATTTGTTACAAACAAAGAATAAAAGCCAATATAATTTCTACCATGGAATTAATTGGTGATGTTGAAGGTAAAAATGTTGTTTTAGTAGATGACATGATCGATACTGGAGGAACATTAGCACATGCTGCCAATTTAATGATGGAAAGAGGAGCTTTAAGTGTACGTGCAATTTGTACACATCCAATACTTTCTGGAGATGCTTATGAGAAGATTGAAAACTCAGCATTAACAGAATTAATTGTTTCAGATACAATTCCTTTAAAGAAAGAGACTTCTAAAATAAAAGTTGTATCTTGCGCGCCCTTATTCGCTGATGTTATGCACAAAGTTCAGGATAACACCTCAATAAGTGGTCAATTTTTAATGTAA
- a CDS encoding 50S ribosomal protein L25/general stress protein Ctc, translating to MKSISIKGSKRESVGKVATKALRNAGMVPCVIYGGETPIHFSAEEKAFKNLVYTPNVYTASLNVDGQKISAVLQDIQFHPVKDTILHVDFYQLFDDKEITMNIPVKLTGTSPGVLNGGSLRFTNRKLKVKALPANLPDFVSADISKLKIGHKLVVKSLINEDYTFMHPDNTVVVQVRTSRNATAVEDDEDEEVEATEEGATATE from the coding sequence ATGAAATCAATTTCAATTAAAGGATCAAAAAGAGAAAGCGTGGGCAAGGTAGCTACCAAAGCCTTACGTAATGCTGGTATGGTTCCTTGCGTTATTTACGGAGGAGAAACACCAATACACTTTTCAGCAGAAGAAAAAGCGTTTAAAAACTTGGTATATACTCCTAACGTATATACTGCAAGTCTTAATGTTGATGGACAAAAAATAAGCGCAGTTTTACAAGATATTCAGTTTCACCCTGTAAAAGATACTATTTTACATGTAGATTTTTATCAATTATTTGATGATAAAGAAATTACAATGAATATTCCTGTAAAATTAACAGGTACTTCTCCTGGAGTTTTAAATGGTGGTTCTTTACGTTTTACAAACCGTAAATTAAAAGTAAAAGCATTACCAGCTAATTTACCAGATTTTGTAAGCGCAGATATTTCTAAATTAAAAATCGGACATAAATTAGTAGTTAAATCTTTAATTAATGAAGATTATACTTTTATGCACCCAGATAATACAGTAGTTGTACAAGTGAGAACTTCACGTAACGCAACTGCAGTAGAAGATGATGAAGATGAGGAAGTAGAAGCAACTGAAGAAGGAGCAACTGCTACTGAATAA
- the pth gene encoding aminoacyl-tRNA hydrolase, whose product MKKFLIVGLGNIGEKYTNTRHNIGFKIIDEVAEEHNVSFTTETLGDIATFRFKGRTFILLKPNTYMNLSGKAVKFWLNKENIAIENLLVVTDDLNIDFGTIRIKAKGSDGGHNGLKDIQDKLATNKYPRFRFGVGANYSKGRQVDYVLGEWNKEETSLLIERLPTSAKIITSFGTAGLNNTMNEFNGK is encoded by the coding sequence ATGAAGAAATTTTTAATAGTTGGTTTGGGAAATATTGGCGAAAAATATACCAATACTCGTCATAATATTGGTTTTAAAATTATTGATGAAGTTGCAGAGGAACATAACGTTAGTTTTACTACAGAAACATTAGGAGATATAGCTACTTTTCGTTTTAAAGGAAGAACTTTTATTCTTTTAAAACCTAATACATATATGAATTTAAGTGGCAAAGCTGTTAAGTTTTGGTTGAATAAAGAAAATATTGCTATTGAAAATTTACTGGTTGTTACAGACGATTTAAATATCGATTTTGGAACGATTAGAATTAAAGCAAAAGGTAGTGATGGTGGCCATAATGGATTAAAAGATATTCAAGATAAATTAGCCACAAATAAATACCCAAGATTTCGTTTTGGAGTAGGTGCAAATTACTCAAAAGGACGTCAAGTAGATTATGTTTTAGGCGAATGGAACAAAGAAGAAACCAGTTTGTTAATTGAGCGTTTACCAACATCAGCAAAAATAATTACTTCTTTTGGTACTGCTGGTTTAAACAATACTATGAACGAATTTAATGGGAAATAG
- a CDS encoding 6-pyruvoyl trahydropterin synthase family protein, giving the protein MSTIRITKQFNFETGHALYGYDGKCKNVHGHSYKLSVTVSGKPISDNTNVKFGMVIDFSDLKKIVNEEIVDIFDHATVFNKNTPHVELAKELMDRGHDVLLVDYQPTSEMMVIDFAKKIKKRLPNNIKLHSIKLQETDSSFAEWFAKDN; this is encoded by the coding sequence ATGAGTACAATTAGAATTACAAAACAATTTAATTTTGAAACTGGACATGCCCTATATGGTTATGATGGAAAATGTAAAAATGTGCATGGCCATTCTTACAAACTTTCTGTTACTGTTTCTGGAAAACCGATTAGCGACAATACAAATGTTAAGTTTGGAATGGTTATCGATTTTAGTGATTTAAAGAAAATTGTGAATGAAGAAATTGTTGATATTTTTGATCATGCAACCGTTTTTAATAAAAACACACCTCATGTAGAATTGGCAAAAGAGTTAATGGATAGAGGACATGATGTTTTATTGGTAGATTACCAACCAACAAGCGAAATGATGGTTATTGACTTTGCCAAAAAAATAAAAAAGAGATTGCCAAATAACATAAAACTACATTCTATAAAATTACAAGAAACAGATTCTAGTTTTGCAGAATGGTTTGCAAAAGATAATTAG
- a CDS encoding GH3 auxin-responsive promoter family protein — MSIKSFFAIPFAKFATRSVYKWAKKPHKTQDKVFKNLISKAKNTAFGKDHDFKNIVTYDDFKQRVKVTDYEGLRPYVDRMVAGEEDILWEGKPLYFAKTSGTTSGAKYIPITKESMPTHIKAARNALLFYIKEKNDASFVDGKMIFLQGSPVLQDKNGVKLGRLSGIVAHYVPQYLLKNRLPSWETNCIEDWDTKVNAIVEETVNEDLSVISGIPSWVQMYFEKLIEKTGKPISETFPNFNFFIYGGVNFEPYKNKFESLIGKKIDYIELYPASEGFIAYQDSQTEKGMLLQLDSGIFYEFIPSTDFFDENPTRISLKDVKIGINYVIILNTTAGLWGYNIGDTVEFTSTKPYRIKVTGRIKHFISAFGEHVIGKEVEKALNDSISGTDINISEFTVAPQVNPENGLPYHEWFIEFTNEPENLEEFATKIDASMQTQNIYYFDLITGKVLRPLVVRKVKKGGFHEYMKSIGKFGGQNKIPQLSDNRKIADVLENFLEN; from the coding sequence ATGAGTATAAAATCCTTTTTTGCAATTCCGTTTGCTAAATTCGCCACAAGAAGTGTTTATAAATGGGCAAAAAAACCTCATAAAACACAAGATAAAGTTTTTAAAAATTTAATATCGAAAGCAAAAAATACTGCGTTTGGTAAAGATCATGATTTTAAAAACATTGTTACTTATGATGATTTTAAACAACGTGTAAAAGTTACTGATTACGAAGGTTTACGTCCTTATGTGGACAGAATGGTTGCTGGTGAAGAAGACATTCTTTGGGAGGGAAAGCCGCTTTATTTTGCAAAAACTTCTGGTACAACATCTGGCGCAAAATATATACCAATTACCAAAGAATCGATGCCAACGCATATTAAAGCAGCAAGAAATGCTTTGTTGTTTTATATCAAAGAAAAAAATGATGCAAGTTTTGTTGATGGTAAAATGATTTTTTTACAAGGAAGTCCTGTTTTGCAAGATAAAAATGGTGTTAAATTGGGCAGATTAAGTGGAATAGTTGCACACTATGTTCCTCAATATTTATTAAAAAACAGGTTGCCAAGTTGGGAAACAAACTGTATTGAAGATTGGGACACCAAAGTAAATGCGATTGTTGAAGAAACCGTAAATGAAGATTTATCTGTAATTAGCGGAATTCCTTCTTGGGTACAAATGTATTTTGAAAAACTAATTGAAAAAACAGGAAAGCCGATTTCGGAAACGTTCCCGAATTTTAATTTCTTTATTTATGGTGGTGTAAATTTTGAACCTTATAAAAACAAGTTCGAAAGTTTAATTGGTAAAAAAATTGATTATATAGAATTATATCCTGCTTCAGAGGGTTTTATTGCCTATCAAGATTCGCAAACTGAAAAAGGAATGTTATTGCAATTAGATTCTGGAATTTTCTATGAGTTTATTCCTTCAACAGATTTTTTTGATGAAAACCCAACAAGAATTTCTTTAAAAGATGTAAAAATTGGCATAAATTATGTCATCATTTTAAACACAACTGCTGGTTTATGGGGTTATAATATTGGTGATACTGTAGAGTTTACATCAACAAAACCCTATAGAATTAAAGTTACAGGACGTATAAAACATTTTATATCTGCCTTTGGCGAACATGTTATTGGCAAAGAAGTAGAGAAAGCATTAAACGATTCAATTTCTGGTACAGATATAAATATAAGTGAATTTACAGTGGCTCCACAGGTAAATCCAGAAAATGGCTTACCTTATCATGAGTGGTTTATAGAATTTACTAACGAACCAGAAAATTTAGAGGAATTTGCAACCAAAATTGATGCTTCTATGCAAACACAAAATATTTATTATTTCGATTTAATTACAGGGAAAGTTTTACGTCCTTTAGTTGTTAGAAAAGTAAAAAAAGGTGGTTTTCATGAATATATGAAATCGATTGGTAAATTTGGTGGACAAAATAAAATTCCACAATTATCTGATAACAGAAAAATTGCGGATGTTTTAGAAAACTTTTTAGAAAATTAA
- a CDS encoding M23 family metallopeptidase — protein sequence MKKQEKKKGKLKQKLTDKYRLVVLNEDTFEERFSLKLSLLNVFVLGGVLSFLLILVTTFIITFTPVKEYIPGYSSTDLKIKATKLAFQTDSLKRKLDLLHDYTIALRPILTGEIKPSILDSVEIEAEKIVIKDSLLNASREDSIFREKIESQDRFPIQNNAKNNVKIVFFAPLNGTISQDYDSKTKHLAVDIVAKKNSPVKATADGSVIFSGWTTETGYVIILKHPYNYISVYKHNGNLLKQQGDFVKSGEVIASVGSTGELSTGPHLHFELWSDGYAVNPTNLIDFK from the coding sequence TTGAAAAAACAAGAGAAAAAAAAAGGAAAACTTAAACAAAAGCTAACTGACAAATACAGATTAGTGGTTTTAAATGAAGATACTTTCGAAGAGCGCTTCTCTTTAAAACTATCTCTTTTAAATGTATTTGTATTGGGTGGTGTTTTGTCTTTTTTATTGATTTTAGTAACCACATTTATCATCACTTTTACACCTGTTAAAGAATATATTCCTGGATATTCATCTACCGATTTAAAAATAAAAGCTACTAAATTAGCTTTTCAGACAGATTCTTTAAAAAGAAAATTAGACCTTTTACACGATTATACAATTGCTTTAAGACCTATTTTAACTGGAGAAATAAAGCCTAGTATTTTAGATTCCGTAGAAATTGAAGCAGAAAAAATAGTAATAAAAGATAGTTTGCTAAATGCAAGTAGAGAAGATTCTATCTTTAGAGAAAAAATAGAAAGTCAAGATCGTTTTCCTATTCAGAATAATGCAAAAAACAATGTGAAAATTGTGTTTTTTGCGCCTTTAAATGGTACAATTTCTCAAGATTACGATTCAAAAACAAAACATTTAGCTGTAGATATTGTTGCTAAAAAAAATTCGCCAGTAAAAGCAACTGCAGATGGTAGCGTAATTTTTTCTGGCTGGACCACAGAAACTGGTTATGTAATTATTTTAAAACATCCTTACAACTACATTTCTGTGTATAAACACAATGGAAATTTACTAAAACAACAAGGAGATTTTGTAAAATCTGGTGAAGTAATTGCAAGCGTAGGTTCTACAGGAGAGCTTTCTACTGGGCCACATTTACATTTTGAACTTTGGAGTGATGGTTATGCTGTTAATCCTACAAATTTGATCGATTTTAAATAA
- the nadD gene encoding nicotinate (nicotinamide) nucleotide adenylyltransferase has product MSKIGLYFGTFNPIHIGHLIIANYMAEYSDLDEIWMVVTPHNPLKKKKSLLDNHHRLELVYRATEEYMKIKPSDIEFKLPQPNYTVFTLAHIADKYPDKDFCLIMGEDNLKSFHKWKNYEVILEHHHIYVYPRIADGEVEHQFKNHPKIHKVDAPIMEISSTMIRKGIQQKKNIKPMLPKEVWEYIDEMNFYKK; this is encoded by the coding sequence ATGAGCAAAATAGGTTTATACTTTGGCACTTTTAATCCAATTCATATTGGGCATTTAATTATTGCCAATTATATGGCTGAATATTCTGATTTGGATGAAATTTGGATGGTAGTAACGCCTCACAATCCTTTAAAAAAGAAAAAATCTTTGCTGGATAATCATCATAGACTTGAATTGGTTTATAGAGCTACTGAAGAGTATATGAAAATTAAACCTTCAGATATTGAGTTTAAATTGCCTCAACCTAATTATACCGTTTTTACATTAGCACATATTGCAGACAAATATCCTGATAAAGATTTTTGTTTAATTATGGGCGAAGACAACTTGAAAAGTTTTCATAAATGGAAAAATTATGAGGTTATTTTAGAACATCATCATATATATGTGTATCCTAGAATTGCTGATGGTGAAGTTGAGCATCAATTTAAAAATCACCCAAAAATTCATAAGGTTGATGCACCAATTATGGAAATTTCATCAACCATGATTCGAAAAGGAATCCAGCAAAAAAAGAACATAAAACCGATGTTACCCAAAGAAGTTTGGGAATATATAGACGAAATGAATTTTTATAAAAAATAG
- the gmk gene encoding guanylate kinase: MSDFKGKLFVFSAPSGSGKTTIVRHLLQQEKFNLEFSISATSREPRGFEKNGVDYYFISLKDFKNHIKADDFLEWEEVYRDNFYGTLKSEVERIWAQKKHVIFDIDVVGGLRIKKKYPKETLSVFVKPPSVDELKIRLKKRKTESEEKINMRIAKASVELATAPQFDKIIKNYDLPVALKEAEDLMSEFLGLEK; encoded by the coding sequence ATGTCAGACTTTAAAGGAAAATTATTTGTGTTTTCAGCACCTTCTGGTTCTGGTAAAACCACAATTGTTCGCCATTTATTACAACAAGAAAAATTTAATTTAGAATTCTCAATATCAGCAACTTCTAGAGAGCCAAGAGGTTTCGAAAAAAATGGTGTAGATTATTATTTTATCTCTCTAAAAGATTTTAAAAACCATATTAAAGCTGATGATTTTTTGGAATGGGAAGAAGTGTACAGAGATAACTTTTATGGAACTTTAAAAAGCGAAGTAGAACGAATTTGGGCACAAAAAAAACATGTTATTTTTGATATTGATGTTGTTGGTGGCTTAAGAATTAAAAAGAAATATCCGAAGGAAACTTTATCTGTTTTTGTAAAACCACCAAGTGTAGATGAGTTGAAAATTCGACTTAAAAAACGTAAAACAGAAAGCGAAGAAAAAATTAATATGCGAATTGCAAAAGCTTCTGTAGAATTGGCAACTGCTCCTCAATTTGATAAAATTATAAAAAATTACGATTTACCAGTTGCTTTAAAAGAAGCAGAAGATTTGATGAGTGAGTTTTTAGGATTAGAAAAATAA
- a CDS encoding YicC/YloC family endoribonuclease yields the protein MIQSMTGYGKSVLQLPTKKVTIEIKSLNSKNLDLNVRIPSYYKEKELDVRKKLAKSLVRGKVDFSIFVEMTADETSTTVNKGVVKEYIQQLRNTLFVGSENDIELLKMAISMPDALKTTREELDENEWNIIDQHVDVAIKNIIQYRVDEAASLEIDFRERITNIRKYLEEVKSFDADRVENVKTRLQKAIDDLKVDTDQNRFEQELIYYLEKLDINEEKVRLENHLNYFLETIATEDSNGKKLGFIVQEMGREINTTGSKANFAPMQKAVIQMKNELEQIKEQILNVL from the coding sequence ATGATTCAATCTATGACTGGTTATGGAAAATCTGTGTTGCAATTGCCAACCAAAAAGGTAACCATAGAAATAAAATCTTTAAACAGTAAAAATTTAGATTTAAACGTTAGAATTCCTTCTTACTACAAAGAAAAGGAATTGGATGTCCGTAAAAAATTAGCTAAATCTTTAGTGAGAGGAAAAGTAGACTTTTCTATTTTTGTTGAAATGACTGCTGATGAAACCTCTACAACTGTAAATAAAGGTGTTGTTAAAGAATACATTCAGCAATTAAGAAATACGCTGTTTGTAGGTTCTGAAAATGATATTGAGTTGTTAAAAATGGCAATTTCTATGCCTGATGCTCTAAAAACAACACGTGAAGAATTAGATGAAAATGAGTGGAACATCATAGACCAACATGTAGATGTAGCTATCAAAAACATTATACAATATAGAGTTGATGAAGCTGCTTCTTTAGAAATAGATTTTAGAGAACGAATTACCAACATCAGAAAATATTTAGAAGAAGTTAAAAGTTTTGATGCTGATAGAGTTGAAAACGTAAAAACACGTTTGCAAAAAGCAATTGACGATTTAAAAGTTGATACAGACCAAAACAGATTTGAGCAAGAACTTATTTATTATCTAGAGAAATTAGATATTAATGAAGAAAAAGTGCGTTTAGAAAATCACTTAAACTACTTCTTAGAAACTATAGCAACAGAAGATTCTAATGGAAAAAAATTAGGCTTTATTGTGCAAGAAATGGGAAGAGAAATTAACACAACTGGTTCTAAAGCTAATTTTGCGCCAATGCAAAAAGCCGTAATTCAAATGAAAAACGAGTTAGAGCAAATTAAAGAACAAATACTGAATGTACTTTAG
- a CDS encoding DMT family transporter translates to MNKRVLALIAVSIATLIYGLNFTIAKEVMPTYVKPFGFILIRVLGATIIFWLTSLFITSEKIEKDDYKKIFIASIFGVALNMLAFFKGLNLTTPISASVMMVMSPIMVLIFSSILIKQAIGKQRILGVFIGLAGTILLITYGSSSSSTATNNNLGNFLVFVNAASYGLYLVLAKDLVKKYHPITFIKWFYLFGLILVIPFGIHEFTEISWQKMPTNIYWNIGFVVIFTTCITYLFNLYGLSKLKPTTVSVFIYLQPVIATIYALIVGSDSLNIIKIIATIFIFFGVYLVTKQVEKVKKS, encoded by the coding sequence ATGAACAAAAGAGTACTTGCCTTAATTGCTGTTTCTATAGCCACACTTATTTACGGATTAAATTTCACCATTGCAAAAGAAGTGATGCCAACATACGTAAAACCTTTTGGTTTTATTTTAATACGTGTTTTAGGAGCAACCATCATTTTTTGGCTTACAAGTCTTTTTATAACATCAGAAAAAATAGAAAAAGACGATTATAAGAAAATTTTTATTGCCTCAATTTTTGGTGTTGCTTTAAATATGTTGGCTTTCTTTAAAGGTTTAAATTTAACAACACCCATAAGTGCTTCTGTTATGATGGTAATGTCGCCAATTATGGTGCTTATTTTTTCGAGTATATTGATAAAACAAGCAATTGGAAAACAACGAATTTTAGGCGTTTTTATTGGTTTAGCAGGCACAATTTTGTTAATTACTTATGGGAGCTCTAGCAGTTCTACAGCCACAAATAATAATTTAGGCAACTTTTTGGTTTTTGTAAATGCAGCTTCTTATGGTTTGTATTTAGTTTTAGCAAAAGATTTAGTTAAAAAATACCATCCAATTACATTTATTAAATGGTTTTATCTGTTTGGATTAATTTTGGTAATCCCTTTTGGAATTCATGAGTTTACTGAAATCTCTTGGCAAAAAATGCCTACAAATATTTATTGGAATATTGGCTTTGTTGTTATTTTTACAACCTGTATAACATATCTTTTTAATTTATACGGTTTATCGAAATTAAAACCAACAACAGTAAGTGTTTTTATATACTTACAACCTGTAATCGCTACAATTTATGCCTTAATTGTTGGAAGCGATTCTTTGAATATCATAAAAATTATTGCTACTATATTTATATTTTTTGGCGTTTATTTAGTTACAAAGCAGGTAGAAAAAGTAAAAAAATCTTAA
- the upp gene encoding uracil phosphoribosyltransferase, which produces MTIHHIAENNSVLNTFLSEIRDQTIQKDSLRFRRNIERIGEILSYELSKTLSYKNENITTPLGTKEVQLSTNDLVLCSILRAGLPLHQGLLNYFDKAENAFISAYRHHPNNDQDFEIVVEYFASPEIENKTLLLADPMLATGQSLVAVYEAIKKHGVPKEIHILAVIGAKEGVDFVADHFPENTHLWIATIDDSLNEKGYIIPGLGDAGDLAFGQKL; this is translated from the coding sequence ATGACAATTCATCATATAGCTGAAAATAATTCGGTTTTAAATACTTTTTTATCAGAAATAAGAGATCAAACTATTCAAAAAGACTCTTTACGTTTTAGAAGAAATATCGAAAGAATAGGAGAAATTTTAAGCTACGAATTAAGTAAAACACTTTCTTACAAAAACGAAAATATAACAACTCCTTTAGGAACTAAAGAAGTACAGTTGTCTACTAATGATTTGGTTTTATGTTCTATTTTAAGAGCAGGTTTGCCTTTGCATCAAGGACTTTTAAATTATTTTGATAAAGCAGAAAACGCTTTTATTTCTGCATACAGACATCACCCAAATAACGATCAAGATTTTGAAATTGTAGTAGAGTATTTTGCATCACCAGAAATCGAAAATAAAACTTTATTATTGGCAGATCCTATGTTAGCAACAGGACAAAGTTTAGTGGCTGTTTACGAAGCGATTAAGAAACACGGAGTTCCAAAAGAAATACATATTCTAGCTGTAATTGGTGCAAAAGAAGGTGTAGATTTTGTGGCTGATCATTTCCCAGAAAACACCCATTTATGGATTGCTACTATAGATGATTCTTTAAATGAAAAAGGATATATTATTCCTGGTTTGGGTGATGCTGGAGATTTAGCTTTTGGCCAAAAATTATAA
- a CDS encoding DUF6427 family protein, producing MLANFLNKSKPINFIGLLILFFVSLSYAFYTTILAESSYSNMLLKFGALTLFFLVIFFFFNFVNSKNRLTFDNSYAYFLFSILLIAVLAELLNYSILIKTIIYLLFLRKIYSLRSNRNVTEKLFDSGFWLGIFFIIEPLSILLFILVYSAIFLHNKITIRTLLTPIIGFISPLIIYFAYNFWFEKTEEFNSLFYFDMKPDLEFYSSTKYLWLVYTTFFLTVFAIIFKSATTLSINNRFRRNWIILIINFFLMLLFIFLTPEKNGSELIYNLFPTSIILANGVELIKKKIIKNIVLYLFLIGGIVSCFVL from the coding sequence ATGCTAGCCAATTTTTTAAACAAATCTAAACCAATCAATTTTATTGGTTTGCTTATTTTATTTTTTGTTAGTTTATCTTATGCTTTCTATACTACTATATTAGCTGAAAGTTCTTACTCAAATATGCTATTAAAATTTGGGGCTTTAACCTTGTTTTTTTTAGTTATTTTCTTCTTTTTTAATTTCGTAAACTCAAAAAACAGATTAACATTCGATAATTCTTACGCTTATTTTTTATTTAGCATTTTACTTATTGCAGTGTTAGCTGAGTTATTAAATTACAGTATCTTAATTAAAACAATTATTTATTTACTTTTTTTAAGAAAAATCTACAGTTTACGATCCAATAGAAATGTAACAGAAAAGCTTTTTGACAGTGGTTTTTGGTTGGGTATTTTTTTTATTATTGAGCCCCTTTCTATACTTTTATTTATTTTAGTTTATAGTGCAATTTTCCTACACAACAAAATCACCATACGCACACTACTTACCCCTATTATTGGTTTTATATCGCCTTTAATAATTTATTTTGCATACAACTTTTGGTTTGAAAAAACAGAAGAATTCAATAGCCTTTTTTATTTTGATATGAAACCTGATCTTGAATTTTACAGCAGTACAAAATATTTATGGCTAGTTTATACCACTTTCTTTTTAACAGTTTTTGCTATTATTTTTAAATCTGCAACAACATTATCCATAAACAATAGGTTTAGAAGAAATTGGATTATTCTGATTATTAATTTCTTTTTAATGCTCTTATTTATTTTTCTAACACCTGAAAAAAATGGTTCAGAACTAATTTATAACCTTTTTCCAACTTCTATTATTTTGGCGAATGGCGTAGAACTTATCAAGAAAAAAATAATTAAAAATATAGTCTTGTATTTATTTTTAATAGGTGGAATTGTTAGTTGTTTCGTATTATAA
- a CDS encoding DUF6341 family protein produces MIASNIFRWIGSLFTDILFLPFEWLRLQIATADAGWWISNIPNFGFLLVLLVLFAYWMKESKRFVDEGTEDRV; encoded by the coding sequence ATGATAGCAAGCAATATTTTTAGATGGATTGGTAGTTTGTTCACCGATATTTTATTTCTACCTTTTGAGTGGTTGCGCTTACAAATCGCTACTGCAGATGCAGGTTGGTGGATTTCTAACATTCCGAATTTTGGGTTCTTACTAGTTCTTTTAGTTTTATTCGCTTATTGGATGAAAGAATCTAAAAGATTTGTAGACGAAGGAACAGAAGATAGAGTCTAA
- the trmB gene encoding tRNA (guanosine(46)-N7)-methyltransferase TrmB → MGSKNKLKRFEENETFKNVIQPTREEVVSNFSLKGKWHSFFKNENPIIVELGCGKGEYTIALARKNPNKNYIGIDIKGARFWRGAKTAIEENLPNVAFVRTQIELVDFIFAKNEVSEIWITFPDPQIKFQRTKHRMTNSTFMKKYHTILKEDGIMNLKTDSEFMHGYTLGLLHGEGHEILYANHNVYRNEGAPKEVTETQTFYENQYLEVNKPITYIQFRLKYNSPS, encoded by the coding sequence TTGGGAAGTAAAAATAAATTAAAACGTTTCGAGGAAAATGAAACGTTCAAAAATGTCATTCAACCTACTAGAGAAGAAGTTGTTAGTAACTTTTCTTTAAAAGGGAAGTGGCATTCTTTTTTTAAAAACGAAAATCCTATTATAGTTGAATTGGGTTGTGGAAAAGGTGAATATACAATTGCTTTAGCCAGAAAAAATCCAAACAAAAACTATATTGGGATTGATATTAAAGGTGCTCGTTTTTGGAGAGGTGCAAAAACAGCTATCGAAGAAAATTTACCAAATGTTGCGTTTGTAAGAACGCAAATTGAGCTGGTCGATTTTATTTTTGCAAAAAATGAGGTTTCAGAAATTTGGATAACTTTTCCAGATCCTCAAATAAAATTTCAGCGAACAAAACATAGAATGACGAATTCGACTTTTATGAAAAAATACCATACTATTTTAAAAGAAGATGGTATTATGAACTTAAAAACCGATTCTGAATTTATGCATGGCTACACTTTAGGTTTGCTGCATGGAGAAGGACATGAAATTTTATATGCAAACCATAATGTGTATAGAAATGAAGGTGCTCCAAAAGAAGTTACAGAAACACAAACTTTCTACGAAAACCAATATTTAGAGGTTAATAAACCAATTACGTACATTCAATTTAGATTGAAATATAATAGCCCATCTTAA